One Salinimonas marina DNA segment encodes these proteins:
- the tal gene encoding transaldolase codes for MTNQLEALREMTTVVADTGDIEAIKKYQPVDATTNPSLLLKASGMPHYAQIIDDAVAWAKLQSKDHDQQLVDAADKLSVLIGKEISGSVPGRISTEVDARLSFDTEATIAKAERLIELYADEGIDKSRILIKIASTWEGIRAAEVLEQKGINCNLTLLFSFAQARACAEAGAFLISPFVGRILDWYKANTDKKEYAPHEDPGVQSVTQIYDYYKHYGYETIVMGASFRNIGEIQALAGCDRLTISPALLEELANETAPLKAVLKDEGASETPGEKLTEAEFRWNMNEDPMATQKLAEGIRNFAADQVKLETTLKEKLDI; via the coding sequence ATGACCAATCAGTTAGAAGCCTTACGCGAAATGACCACCGTTGTGGCGGACACCGGTGATATTGAAGCGATTAAAAAGTATCAGCCTGTTGATGCCACCACCAACCCGTCACTGCTACTGAAAGCCTCCGGTATGCCTCATTATGCGCAAATTATTGATGATGCGGTCGCCTGGGCAAAGCTGCAGTCTAAAGATCACGACCAACAACTGGTGGATGCCGCTGACAAACTGTCCGTGCTAATTGGTAAGGAAATCTCAGGCTCCGTACCGGGCCGTATTTCTACCGAAGTCGATGCCCGCTTATCGTTTGATACCGAAGCGACTATTGCCAAAGCGGAACGTCTGATTGAGCTGTACGCCGATGAAGGCATCGACAAATCCCGCATTCTGATCAAAATTGCTTCTACCTGGGAAGGCATTCGTGCCGCTGAAGTCCTTGAGCAAAAAGGCATCAATTGTAACCTCACATTATTGTTCAGCTTTGCCCAGGCGCGTGCCTGTGCCGAAGCCGGTGCCTTTCTGATTTCCCCGTTTGTGGGCCGCATTCTGGACTGGTACAAAGCCAATACCGATAAAAAAGAGTATGCCCCTCATGAAGATCCGGGTGTGCAGTCAGTCACCCAAATCTATGATTACTACAAGCATTATGGTTATGAGACTATCGTAATGGGCGCCAGCTTCCGTAATATTGGTGAAATTCAGGCCCTGGCCGGCTGTGACCGGCTGACCATCAGTCCGGCGCTGCTGGAAGAGCTGGCGAATGAAACCGCGCCATTAAAAGCCGTTCTGAAAGACGAAGGCGCCAGCGAAACTCCGGGTGAAAAGTTAACCGAAGCAGAGTTTCGCTGGAACATGAACGAAGACCCGATGGCCACCCAGAAACTTGCCGAAGGCATTCGTAATTTTGCCGCCGATCAGGTGAAACTGGAAACCACGTTAAAAGAAAAGCTGGATATTTAG
- the yaaA gene encoding peroxide stress protein YaaA has translation MLVVVSPAKNLDFESPVPTESYTQPEMLNEAQKLVERCRELSPAQLGSLMSISDKLAMLNADRFTEFSTPFTPDNARQAIYAFNGDVYSGLDAYNLSPKAIDYAQQHFRILSGLYGVLKPLDLMQAYRLEMGTKLDNSEGKDLYQFWGSRITEQLNKSMAAQGDNVLVNLASNEYFKSVKKKQLDGAIITPHFKDKKNGNYKVISFYAKKARGMMARFILENQIEDVAGLHDFDADGYYYSEEQSSGNDLVFLREEQS, from the coding sequence ATGCTGGTTGTTGTTTCACCCGCCAAGAATCTTGACTTTGAGTCGCCGGTACCGACCGAGTCGTATACGCAGCCTGAAATGCTGAATGAGGCGCAGAAGCTGGTTGAGCGGTGCCGCGAATTATCCCCGGCGCAGCTGGGTTCATTGATGAGCATCAGCGACAAACTGGCAATGTTAAATGCCGATCGCTTTACCGAATTTTCAACGCCATTTACCCCCGACAATGCCCGTCAGGCGATATATGCGTTTAATGGCGATGTGTACAGTGGTCTGGATGCCTACAACCTGAGCCCCAAAGCGATAGATTACGCCCAGCAGCATTTTCGTATTTTATCGGGCCTGTACGGGGTATTGAAGCCGCTGGATCTGATGCAGGCTTACCGGCTCGAGATGGGTACAAAACTGGATAATAGTGAAGGCAAAGACCTGTATCAGTTCTGGGGCAGCCGAATCACCGAACAGCTCAACAAATCGATGGCTGCGCAGGGCGATAATGTGCTGGTTAACCTGGCTTCAAATGAGTATTTCAAGTCGGTGAAGAAAAAGCAGTTGGATGGAGCAATTATCACCCCGCATTTCAAAGATAAGAAAAACGGTAACTATAAGGTGATTAGTTTTTACGCTAAAAAAGCCCGGGGCATGATGGCACGCTTTATCCTTGAAAATCAGATTGAAGACGTGGCGGGTTTGCATGACTTTGATGCTGATGGCTATTACTACAGCGAGGAACAAAGTAGCGGTAATGATTTGGTATTTTTACGCGAAGAACAAAGCTAG
- a CDS encoding DUF4426 domain-containing protein: MVVATFGVQAEQKKTLGDWDVHYIVVNTAFLTPDVAKAYDIVRSKYSALVNVSVLNKQSQQPQRVDVTGTATNLLGSAQQLKFRRVEDGDAIYYLAILSFDNLETFRFNIRLQQGDARQTLKFQQKLYTD, from the coding sequence ATGGTCGTAGCCACCTTTGGGGTCCAGGCTGAGCAAAAAAAGACGCTGGGCGACTGGGATGTGCATTATATCGTGGTGAATACTGCCTTTTTAACGCCGGATGTGGCCAAAGCCTATGACATTGTTCGTAGTAAGTATTCGGCGCTGGTGAATGTGTCGGTGCTCAATAAGCAGTCTCAACAACCACAGCGGGTCGATGTTACCGGCACGGCGACCAACCTGCTGGGCAGTGCCCAACAATTAAAATTTCGGCGGGTGGAAGACGGTGATGCCATTTATTATCTGGCGATACTGTCATTTGATAATTTGGAGACCTTTCGTTTTAATATCAGACTACAGCAGGGCGACGCCCGGCAAACCCTGAAATTCCAGCAAAAGCTCTACACCGATTAA
- the proC gene encoding pyrroline-5-carboxylate reductase, with amino-acid sequence MQQKKLAFIGAGNMSRSIISGLIQSGYDKNLIMASNPSSGPLEKMAQEFGIKTSQSNDEACAFADAVVLSVKPQVMGKMCDALTKDGFENKLFISIAAGLTVSRLKEMLGGDYDLVRVMPNTPSLLGKGMSGLYAEQGISSDNRQFVEDMMNGVGATVWAEKEEDINGVIAAAGSSPAYFFLFLQAMQEEAMNMGFDEQAARTMVQQSMLGAAEMVCQNPDLQLSELRAQVTSKGGTTAAAVNTLIDEGLQETVAKAMRAAVSRAEEMAKEL; translated from the coding sequence ATGCAACAGAAAAAACTCGCATTCATCGGCGCTGGTAACATGAGCCGGAGTATTATCAGCGGACTGATTCAGTCAGGCTACGACAAAAACCTGATCATGGCCAGTAATCCCAGCTCCGGTCCGCTTGAAAAGATGGCACAGGAGTTTGGCATAAAAACCTCCCAGTCTAATGATGAAGCATGTGCTTTTGCTGATGCGGTTGTGTTGTCTGTCAAACCCCAGGTAATGGGCAAAATGTGTGATGCCCTCACCAAAGACGGTTTTGAGAATAAACTGTTTATCTCGATTGCAGCAGGTCTGACCGTCAGCCGCTTAAAAGAAATGCTGGGCGGCGATTATGATCTGGTTCGGGTCATGCCTAATACTCCCAGCCTGCTGGGCAAAGGAATGTCCGGTTTATATGCCGAACAGGGTATCAGCTCGGACAACCGCCAGTTTGTAGAAGACATGATGAATGGTGTCGGCGCCACGGTCTGGGCCGAAAAAGAAGAGGATATCAACGGGGTGATCGCCGCTGCAGGCAGCAGCCCGGCGTATTTTTTCCTGTTTTTACAAGCCATGCAGGAAGAAGCCATGAATATGGGCTTTGACGAACAGGCCGCCCGGACGATGGTCCAGCAGTCGATGCTGGGGGCCGCCGAAATGGTTTGTCAGAATCCGGATTTGCAGTTAAGTGAATTACGCGCCCAGGTTACCTCAAAAGGCGGGACGACTGCGGCCGCCGTCAATACGCTGATTGATGAGGGCTTGCAGGAAACCGTTGCCAAAGCGATGCGCGCGGCTGTGTCCCGTGCCGAAGAAATGGCCAAAGAACTTTAA
- a CDS encoding YggS family pyridoxal phosphate-dependent enzyme, producing the protein MQTIAERLKTTYARIEQATAQANRPLKSVRLLAVSKTKPVSDIRLAYEAGQRLFGENYIQEGVEKIQALQDCDDIEWHMIGPIQSNKTRVVAAHFDWVQSVDRLKIARRLHEQRPDNLAPLNVCIQLNLDDEASKSGVSAEELPALIDQVSRFKRLRLRGLMAIPKASASSEEQQQTLARLAELFGQYHTKLSNFDTLSVGMSGDLEVAIAHGSHMVRVGTAIFGARNS; encoded by the coding sequence ATGCAAACAATAGCAGAACGACTGAAAACCACCTATGCACGGATAGAACAGGCGACTGCGCAGGCTAATCGTCCTTTAAAATCCGTCCGATTACTAGCGGTATCAAAGACAAAACCGGTATCTGATATCAGGCTAGCGTATGAAGCCGGACAACGTTTGTTTGGCGAAAACTACATTCAGGAAGGGGTTGAAAAAATTCAGGCGTTACAGGATTGTGATGATATTGAGTGGCATATGATAGGCCCGATTCAATCCAACAAAACCCGTGTGGTGGCAGCACATTTTGATTGGGTACAGTCTGTGGACCGGTTGAAAATTGCCCGCCGGCTGCACGAACAACGCCCTGATAACCTGGCGCCACTGAATGTCTGCATTCAGCTGAATCTGGATGATGAAGCTTCAAAGTCTGGGGTATCGGCGGAGGAACTGCCGGCGCTGATTGACCAGGTTAGCCGCTTTAAACGCTTGCGGTTACGTGGACTGATGGCCATCCCTAAAGCCAGCGCTTCATCTGAAGAGCAGCAACAAACCCTCGCCCGGCTGGCAGAATTATTCGGCCAATACCATACAAAGCTGAGCAATTTTGATACCCTATCCGTAGGTATGAGTGGTGATTTAGAAGTAGCGATTGCCCATGGTTCCCATATGGTCCGTGTTGGTACGGCTATTTTTGGTGCCCGAAATTCGTAA